From a single Brassica rapa cultivar Chiifu-401-42 chromosome A01, CAAS_Brap_v3.01, whole genome shotgun sequence genomic region:
- the LOC103863856 gene encoding disease resistance protein RPS2: MDCISSLLVGLAQALCESMNMAERRAGHKTDLKQAISDLETATGELKAIRDDLNLRIQRDNLEGRSCTNRAREWLSAVQAAEVRTESILGRFMRREQRKRARRRCLSCLGCAEYKLSKKVLGTLKSINDLRQRSEDIETDGGSIQETSMEIPIKSVVGNTTMMERVWELLSKEEEERGIIGIYGPGGVGKTTLMQSINNELITKGHQYDVLIWVTMSREFGECTIQQAVGARLGLSWDEKETGEGRAFKIYRALKQRRFLLLLDDVWEEIDLDKTGVPRPDRENKCKVMFTTRSMALCSKMGAECKLRVDFLEKQYAWELFCGKLGRRDLLESPLIRRHAETIVTKCGGLPLALITLGGAMAHRETEEEWIHASEVLNRFPAEMKGMDYVFALLKFSYDNLESDLLRTCFLYCALFPEDHSIEIEQLVEYWVGEGFLISSHGVNTIYQGYFLVGDLKAACLLETGDEKTQVKMHNVVRSFALWMASEQGTYKELILVEPSMGLTEAPKTERWRHTLVISLLDNRLQMLPENPICPNLTTLLLQQNSSLKKIPANFFMYMPVLRVLDLSFTSITEIPLSIKYLVELYHLALSGTKISVLPQELRNLRMLKHLDLQRTQFLQTIPRDAICWLSKLEVLNLYYSYAGWELHSYGEDEEELGFADLEHLENLTTLGITVLSLESLKTLYEFDALHKCIHHLHVEECNGLPHFDLSSLSNHGGNIRRLSIKSCNDLEYLITPTDVDWLPSLEVLTVHSLHKLSRVWGSSVSQDSLRNIRCINISHCHKLKNVSWAQQLPKLETIDLFDCRELEELISDHESPSIEDLVLFPGLKTLSIRDLPELSSILPSRFSFQKLETLVIIKCPKVKKLPFQERVQPNLPAVYCDEKWWEALEKDQPITEICCSPRFVPN; encoded by the coding sequence ATGGATTGCATCTCATCTCTACTCGTGGGCTTAGCGCAGGCGTTGTGTGAATCTATGAATATGGCAGAGAGAAGAGCAGGGCATAAGACTGATCTTAAGCAAGCCATCAGTGATCTCGAAACAGCCACAGGTGAACTGAAGGCCATACGTGACGACCTGAATCTACGCATCCAACGAGACAATCTAGAGGGTCGAAGCTGCACAAACCGTGCCAGAGAGTGGCTCAGTGCGGTGCAAGCAGCAGAGGTAAGAACAGAATCGATTCTAGGGAGGTTTATGCGTCGGGAACAGAGGAAAAGAGCGCGGAGGAGATGCCTCAGTTGCTTAGGTTGTGCTGAGTACAAACTGAGCAAGAAGGTTTTGGGTACACTGAAGAGCATCAATGATCTGAGACAACGCTCTGAAGATATAGAAACAGATGGTGGGTCGATTCAAGAGACTTCTATGGAGATACCTATCAAGTCCGTGGTTGGGAACACCACAATGATGGAACGGGTGTGGGAACTTCTcagtaaagaagaagaagaaagaggaatCATTGGGATTTATGGACCTGGTGGGGTTGGGAAGACAACGTTAATGCAGAGCATTAACAACGAGCTGATCACAAAAGGTCATCAGTACGATGTACTGATATGGGTTACAATGTCCCGTGAATTCGGAGAGTGTACAATTCAGCAAGCTGTTGGAGCGCGGTTGGGTTTATCTTGGGATGAGAAGGAGACAGGGGAAGGTAGAGCTTTCAAGATATACAGAGCTTTGAAACAGAGACGGTTCTTGTTGTTGCTTGATGATGTCTGGGAAGAGATAGACTTGGACAAGACAGGAGTTCCTCGACCTGACAGGGAAAACAAATGCAAAGTGATGTTCACGACACGGTCCATGGCATTATGCAGCAAAATGGGTGCGGAATGCAAGCTGAGAGTGGATTTTCTTGAGAAGCAATATGCGTGGGAGCTCTTTTGTGGTAAACTTGGGAGAAGAGATCTCTTGGAGTCACCGTTGATTCGCCGGCACGCTGAGACCATTGTCACTAAATGCGGTGGATTGCCACTAGCGTTGATCACTTTAGGAGGAGCCATGGCTCACAGAGAGACTGAAGAGGAGTGGATTCACGCCAGTGAAGTTCTGAATAGATTTCCAGCAGAGATGAAGGGTATGGACTATGTATTTGCTCTTTTAAAATTCAGCTACGACAACCTAGAGAGCGATCTGCTTCGAACTTGTTTCTTGTACTGCGCTTTATTCCCAGAAGATCACTCTATTGAGATCGAACAGCTTGTTGAGTACTGGGTCGGAGAAGGGTTTCTGATCAGCTCCCATGGCGTTAACACTATATACCAGGGATATTTTCTGGTTGGAGATCTTAAAGCGGCGTGTTTGTTGGAAACCGGAGATGAGAAGACGCAGGTGAAGATGCATAATGTCGTTAGAAGCTTTGCACTGTGGATGGCATCTGAACAGGGGACTTATAAGGAGTTGATCCTAGTAGAGCCAAGCATGGGACTTACTGAAGCTCCCAAAACAGAAAGATGGCGACATACGTTGGTGATTTCGTTGTTGGATAACAGACTCCAGATGTTGCCTGAAAATCCCATATGCCCGAATCTGACAACATTGCTGCTCCAGCAGAACAGCTCTTTGAAGAAGATTCCAGCAAACTTTTTCATGTATATGCCTGTTCTCAGGGTCCTTGACTTGTCCTTCACAAGTATCACTGAGATCCCACTGTCTATTAAGTATTTGGTGGAGTTGTATCATCTAGCTCTGTCGGGAACAAAGATAAGTGTGCTGCCTCAAGAGCTTAGGAATCTTAGAATGCTGAAGCATCTAGACCTACAAAGAACGCAGTTTCTCCAGACAATCCCACGAGATGCCATATGTTGGCTAAGCAAGCTCGAGGTTCTGAACCTATACTACAGTTACGCTGGTTGGGAACTGCACAGCtatggagaagatgaagaagaactTGGATTTGCCGACTTGGAACACTTAGAAAACCTCACCACACTCGGTATCACGGTTCTCTCACTGGAGAGCCTGAAAACACTCTACGAGTTTGACGCCTTGCATAAATGTATACATCATCTGCACGTCGAAGAATGCAATGGTCTCCCCCACTTCGATCTCTCATCACTCTCAAACCACGGTGGGAACATAAGAAGACTTAGCATTAAAAGTTGCAATGACTTGGAGTACCTGATCACACCTACAGATGTTGATTGGCTTCCAAGTCTAGAGGTTCTGACGGTACACAGCCTCCACAAGTTAAGCAGAGTGTGGGGAAGTTCTGTAAGCCAAGATAGTCTGCGGAACATCCGTTGCATCAACATTTCACACTGCCACAAGCTAAAGAACGTCTCATGGGCTCAGCAACTCCCAAAGCTAGAGACGATTGACCTGTTCGACTGCAGAGAGCTAGAGGAACTGATTAGTGACCATGAGAGTCCATCCATTGAAGATCTAGTATTGTTCCCAGGCCTGAAGACTTTGTCAATTAGGGATCTACCGGAACTAAGCAGCATCCTTCCATCTCGATTTTCTTTCCAGAAACTAGAAACTCTAGTCATCATAAAGTGCCCCAAAGTGAAGAAACTGCCATTTCAGGAAAGGGTCCAGCCAAACTTGCCAGCAGTTTACTGTGATGAAAAATGGTGGGAGGCACTGGAAAAAGATCAACCAATCACAGAGATTTGTTGTTCACCACGCTTTGTTCCGAATTGA
- the LOC103863866 gene encoding glycylpeptide N-tetradecanoyltransferase 1 → MGDENSLPGSLEEKADQVAEATPLVGDDASLETIVRRFQDSMSVEKTHKFWETQPVGQFKDIGDTSLPEGPIEAATPLSEVKQEPYNLPAAYEWTTCDMKSDYVCSEVYNLLKNNYVEDDENMFRFNYSKEFLSWALRPPGYYQSWHIGVRAKVSKKLVAFISGVPARIGVGDDVVKMAEINFLCVHKKLRSKRLAPVMIKEVTRRVHLENIWQAAYTAGVVLPTPVATCQYWHRTLNPKKLIDVGFSRLGARMTMSRTIKLYKLPDVPATPGFRKMEPCDVPAVTRLLRNYLSQFIVATDFDENDVEHWLLPREDVVDSYLVESPETHDVTDFCSFYTLPSTILGNPNYSTLKAAYSYYNVATKTTFLQLMNDALIVAKQKGFDVFNALDVMHNESFLKELKFGPGDGQLHYYLYNYRLRSALKPSELGLVLL, encoded by the coding sequence ATGGGAGACGAAAATTCACTTCCTGGCTCTCTGGAAGAGAAAGCAGATCAAGTTGCTGAAGCAACTCCATTAGTTGGGGACGATGCTTCTCTGGAAACTATAGTCAGAAGATTCCAGGACTCCATGTCAGTGGAGAAAACACACAAGTTCTGGGAGACTCAACCCGTTGGGCAGTTCAAAGACATTGGTGACACGAGCCTACCTGAAGGTCCCATTGAGGCTGCGACTCCCTTGTCTGAGGTTAAGCAGGAGCCTTACAACCTTCCCGCTGCTTATGAATGGACCACGTGTGATATGAAGTCTGATTACGTTTGCTCTGAGGTTTACAACCTTCTGAAGAACAACTACGTCGAGGATGATGAGAATATGTTCAGGTTCAATTACTCTAAGGAGTTTCTGAGCTGGGCTCTGCGTCCGCCTGGGTACTATCAGAGTTGGCATATAGGAGTTCGTGCCAAGGTGTCAAAGAAGCTTGTGGCTTTCATCAGCGGCGTGCCAGCTAGGATAGGGGTTGGTGATGATGTTGTGAAAATGGCGGAGATTAATTTCTTGTGCGTTCATAAGAAGCTTAGGTCGAAGAGGCTTGCACCTGTTATGATTAAGGAGGTTACGAGGAGGGTTCATTTGGAGAATATTTGGCAAGCGGCTTACACTGCTGGGGTTGTGCTTCCGACGCCGGTTGCGACTTGCCAGTATTGGCACAGGACCTTGAACCCGAAGAAGCTTATTGATGTCGGATTTTCAAGGCTTGGTGCAAGAATGACAATGAGCAGGACCATTAAACTGTACAAGTTACCAGACGTACCTGCTACTCCTGGGTTTAGGAAAATGGAGCCCTGTGATGTCCCTGCTGTGACACGGTTGCTCAGGAATTATCTTAGTCAGTTTATCGTTGCTACAGACTTTGATGAGAATGATGTTGAGCATTGGCTTCTCCCAAGGGAGGATGTTGTGGACAGTTACCTTGTAGAAAGCCCGGAGACCCATGATGTTACTGATTTCTGCAGCTTCTACACTCTTCCTTCAACAATTCTCGGCAACCCCAACTATTCAACACTGAAAGCTGCTTATTCGTACTACAATGTGGCTACGAAGACGACTTTTCTTCAGCTGATGAATGATGCTCTGATAGTCGCCAAACAGAAGGGTTTTGATGTGTTTAATGCATTGGATGTTATGCACAATGAGAGTTTCCTCAAAGAGCTGAAGTTTGGGCCAGGAGATGGGCAGCTTCACTATTATCTCTACAATTATCGTCTAAGAAGCGCCTTAAAGCCATCAGAACTTGGGCTGGTGCTCCTGTGA